The following proteins are co-located in the Telopea speciosissima isolate NSW1024214 ecotype Mountain lineage chromosome 9, Tspe_v1, whole genome shotgun sequence genome:
- the LOC122639858 gene encoding KH domain-containing protein At5g56140-like, whose protein sequence is MSSGGRYMAYSPSPSTAPHSPHISGIRSATNALVEQQEKYLSELLAERHKISPFMPVLPYCYRLLNQEILRVTTLLGNASLLDQNGLEHASPLTSSGGIFSNGGGADMNGWASAIKSERLGFLQSSSAQSWLGSQGSSSGLIVKKTIRVDIPVDKYPTYNFVGRLLGPRGNSLKRVEASTDCRVLIRGCGSIKDPTREEMMRGKPGYEHLCEPLHILVEAELPVEIIDARLMQACEILEDLLKPVDESQDFFKKQQLRELAILNGTLREEGSHLSGSVSPFHNSLGMKRAKTRG, encoded by the exons ATGTCATCTGGTGGCAGGTATATGGCTTACTCACCTTCACCTTCAACCGCCCCTCACTCTCCTCACATCTCTGGCATTCGCTCGGCTACCAACGCTCTCGTTGAGCAACAAGAGAA GTATCTCTCTGAGTTACTGGCAGAGCGTCACAAGATCAGTCCCTTTATGCCAGTGCTCCCTTACTGCTACCGGTTGTTGAATCAGG AAATATTGCGTGTAACCACTCTGTTGGGGAATGCATCACTTTTAGATCAAAATGGGCTTGAACATGCTAGCCCACTGACATCATCTGGAGGAATATTTTCAAATGGAGGAGGAGCTGATATGAATGGATGGGCCTCAGCAATTAAATCAGAA AGGTTAGGCTTCTTACAGTCCTCATCAGCACAGAGTTGGCTTGGATCACAGGGTAGCTCTTCAGGTCTTATTGTCAAGAAAACGATCCGAGTGGACATTCCTGTAGACAAATACCCTACT TACAACTTTGTTGGCCGCCTCCTTGGTCCTAGAGGAAACTCTCTTAAACGTGTGGAGGCAAGTACTGATTGTCGTGTCCTGATCAGAGGGTGTGGCAGCATCAAGGATCCAACCCGG GAAGAAATGATGAGAGGAAAACCAGGATATGAGCATTTGTGTGAACCTCTCCATATACTTGTGGAGGCGGAGTTGCCTGTGGAAATTATTGATGCCCGCCTAATGCAAGCTTGTGAGATACTTGAAGATTTGCTCAAGCCTGTG GATGAATCTCAGGATTTCTTTAAAAAACAGCAGCTCCGAGAACTAGCGATTCTTAATGGTACACTCCGTGAGGAAGGATCACATTTGTCTGGTTCAGTTTCCCCCTTTCACAACAGCCTTGGAATGAAGAGGGCCAAGACAAGGGGATAA